One genomic window of Arvicola amphibius chromosome 4, mArvAmp1.2, whole genome shotgun sequence includes the following:
- the Tmigd1 gene encoding transmembrane and immunoglobulin domain-containing protein 1 isoform X1 produces the protein MVWKIVGPLQACNLLLVILSLPQGRTSSVITVNGRTENFVLDTPSGVQASLECAVQNHTSDEELLWYRGDGIVDLRTGNKINTSSVCVSPIREDDDGVRFTCKLQSDQTVSVSVVLNVTFPPLLSGDDFQTVEEDSDVSLVCNVKSNPQAQMEWRKDNNILVLEKGHHQIQETSESFQLSITKVKKSDNGTYSCIASSALKVETMDFHLVVTDKVPAVPVEAIIAACVVVFLTLGFGLLARRKRIMKLCVKEKNKNSETALFGQGLRNCIATQATEGACPDEKA, from the exons GTTCTGTTATAACTGTGAATGGCAGAACTGAGAACTTTGTCCTGGACACCCCATCTGGTGTCCAAGCCTCTCTGGAATGCGCAGTTCAAAACCACACCAGCGATGAAGAACTTCTCTGGTACCGAGGAGATGGAATAGTAGATTTGAGAACTGGAAATAAAATCAACACcagctctgtctgtgtctctcccaTCAGAGAAGACGACGATGGAGTTCGCTTTACCTGCAAGCTGCAGAGCGATCAGACGGTGTCGGTCTCCGTGGTGCTGAATGTGACTT TCCCTCCTCTTCTAAGCGGAGATGACTTCCAAACCGTAGAGGAAGACAGCGACGTAAGCTTGGTTTGCAACGTGAAATCCAACCCCCAAGCTCAAATGGAGTGGCGTAAAGACAACAACATCCTGGTTTTAGAGAAAGGCCATCACCAAATCCAAGAGACAAGTGAGTCTTTTCAGTTGTCAATCACCAAAGTCAAGAAATCCGACAATGGAACCTACAGCTGTATTGCTAGCTCAGCTCTCAAAGTGGAGACCATGGACTTCCACCTGGTCGTTACAG ACAAAGTTCCAGCCGTCCCAGTAGAGGCAATCATTGCTGCTTGTGTCGTGGTCTTCCTGACTTTGGGTTTTGGACTGCTTGCTAGGAGAAAAAGAATAATGAAG CTCTGcgtgaaagagaaaaacaagaattcAGAGACAGCTCT GTTTGGCCAAGGCTTGCGCAACTGCATTGCCACACAAGCAACCGAGGGAGCTTGTCCAG ATGAGAAAGCTTAG
- the Tmigd1 gene encoding transmembrane and immunoglobulin domain-containing protein 1 isoform X2, with protein MVWKIVGPLQACNLLLVILSLPQGRTSSVITVNGRTENFVLDTPSGVQASLECAVQNHTSDEELLWYRGDGIVDLRTGNKINTSSVCVSPIREDDDGVRFTCKLQSDQTVSVSVVLNVTFPPLLSGDDFQTVEEDSDVSLVCNVKSNPQAQMEWRKDNNILVLEKGHHQIQETSESFQLSITKVKKSDNGTYSCIASSALKVETMDFHLVVTDKVPAVPVEAIIAACVVVFLTLGFGLLARRKRIMKLCVKEKNKNSETAL; from the exons GTTCTGTTATAACTGTGAATGGCAGAACTGAGAACTTTGTCCTGGACACCCCATCTGGTGTCCAAGCCTCTCTGGAATGCGCAGTTCAAAACCACACCAGCGATGAAGAACTTCTCTGGTACCGAGGAGATGGAATAGTAGATTTGAGAACTGGAAATAAAATCAACACcagctctgtctgtgtctctcccaTCAGAGAAGACGACGATGGAGTTCGCTTTACCTGCAAGCTGCAGAGCGATCAGACGGTGTCGGTCTCCGTGGTGCTGAATGTGACTT TCCCTCCTCTTCTAAGCGGAGATGACTTCCAAACCGTAGAGGAAGACAGCGACGTAAGCTTGGTTTGCAACGTGAAATCCAACCCCCAAGCTCAAATGGAGTGGCGTAAAGACAACAACATCCTGGTTTTAGAGAAAGGCCATCACCAAATCCAAGAGACAAGTGAGTCTTTTCAGTTGTCAATCACCAAAGTCAAGAAATCCGACAATGGAACCTACAGCTGTATTGCTAGCTCAGCTCTCAAAGTGGAGACCATGGACTTCCACCTGGTCGTTACAG ACAAAGTTCCAGCCGTCCCAGTAGAGGCAATCATTGCTGCTTGTGTCGTGGTCTTCCTGACTTTGGGTTTTGGACTGCTTGCTAGGAGAAAAAGAATAATGAAG CTCTGcgtgaaagagaaaaacaagaattcAGAGACAGCTCT ATGA